The genomic window AGGAGCTGGACCGGTGCGTGAATGAGCTCGGCTTTGTCGCGTGCAACGTCAACCCAGATCCGTCGGACGGCTACTGGACCGGCCCGCCCATGACGGACAAGTGGTGGTACCCGCTCTATGAGCGGATGGAGGAGCTTGAAGTGCCCGGGATGCTGCACGTCAGCATGTCCTGCAACCCCAATTTCCACGGAACGGGCGCCCACTACATTAACGGCGACACCACCTTCTTCATGCAGCTCATAGAGGGGGACCTCTTCAAGGACTTCCCCAATCTGAAGTTCGTCATCCCCCACGGCGGCGGGGCCGTTCCCTACCACTGGGGCCGCTACCGGGGCATCAACCAGGACAGGGGCAATGCGCCCCTGGAAGAGCGCTTCCTGAACAACATCTACTTCGACACCTGCGTCTACCACCAGAAGGGCATCAACGCGCTCACGGAGATCATCCCGGTCGACAACATCCTCTTCGCGTCCGAGATGATCGGCGCCGTGCGTGGCGTCGACGCCAACACCGGCCGAAACTTCGACGACACCAAGCCCTACGTCGACAACTCGCCGCACCTGTCGGACGAGGACCGGCAAAAGATCTTCGAGGACAACGCGAGGCGCGTATACCCACGCATCAACAACTACCTGAAGTAAGGGGCAGTATCGCGCATGATCATCGACAGCCACGGGCATTACACGACGCTGCCGCCGGCAGTGGATGCTTGGCGCTCACGCCAGATAGCTGAGCTTGCGTCGCCCGCCAAGGGCTCCATTCGCGTCAGCGATGACGAGATCCGGGAAACCCTTGAGAACGGCCAGATAAAGCGGCTGCGGGAGCGCGGCACGGACAAGATGTTCTTCTCGCCGCGCGCGTCCTCCATGGGGCACCACTTCGGCGGCGAGAAGATCAGCCTCTACTGGACTCAGCACTGCAACGACCTCATCGCGCGTGTCGTCAGCCTCTACCCGGACGACTTCATCCCCGTATGCCAGCTTCCCCAGTCGCCCGGTGTGCCGCCCAAGGCATCCATCGAGGAGCTGGAGCGGTGCGTGAACATGGGCTTCGTCGGCTGCGTGATGAACCCTGACCCATCGGGCGGTTACTGGACTGACCCGCCCCTCAGCGACAAGGATTGGTGGTATCCCTTCTACGAGAAGCTGATGGAACTGGACACGCCTGCAATGGTGCACGTTAGCGCCACGTGCAACCCCAACTTCCACAGCACCGCGTCTCACTACATGAACGCGGACACCACGGCCATCGTCCAACTGCACCAGAGCACCGTCTTCCAGGACTTCCCCGGCCTTAGGATCATCGTTCCCCACGGCGGCGGCGCCATTCCCTACCAGTTTGGCCGCTACAGGGGCATTGCTCTGCGCGACGGCTTCCAGCCCTTTGACGAGTTCATCAAGAACATCTACTTCGACACGGCCATCTACGACAGGAACGGTCTGGAGCTGCTGCTCAAGGTGGCGGGCATCGACAACGTGCTCTTCGCCTCGGAGATGATCGGCGCGGTCAACGCCATTGACCCGCAGACTGGCCGCTACTTTGATGACCTCAAGCCAACCATCGACGAGATCGACTGGCTTACCGATGAGGACCGCACCAAGCTCTTTGAGGGCAACGTCAAGCACGTTTACCCTCGGCTCAGGCAGCACTTGAAGGACTAAGCCAAAGGAGGCAAGCCATGAAGCTGGTGTTCTTCAACGATTACCGCCTCGGTGTCCTGAAGAAGGAAGAGGACCGGGTTGTGGACATGACCCTGGCCCTTGAGGAGATACCCCGCGTGGGCCCCGGTGACTATATGTGCCGGCTCATCGAGCGTTGGAACGGCTTCAAGGTCCGGCTGGAGCGCAACGCCATCGACCTGCCCGGCATCCCGCTCAGCGACGTGCAGCTCCGGGCGCCCATCCCCAAGCCGGGCAAGATCCTCTGCATGGCCGCCAACTACCTGGAGAACGGCTACCTCACAGAGCCTCGGCCCATCAACGGTTTCCTCAAGAACCCCAGCGGTGTCATCGGCGACGGCGACACCATCCACCTGCCCGCCGCTGAGGCGACCATCTTCCACCACGAGGCTGAGCTCGGGCTGGTTATCGGCCGCAAGGCGCGGAACATCTCCGAGGACGAGGCATACAGCTACGTCTTTGGCTACGTGAACTTCATCGACGTTTCTGCGCGGGGCCTCGGGCCGCAGGGCGCCGACACCTTCCTGCAGGGCAAGTCCTACCACTACTTTGCCCCCATGGGCCCCTACCTCGTCACCGCCGACGAGGTGCCCGACCCACAGGACGTGAAGGTGCAGCTCTGGGTAAACGACGAGCTCCATCAGGACTACAGCACCAGCGACATGGGCCACTCCATCCCCAAGACCATCGCGTGGCTCTCCACCATCGTCACCCTCAACCCGGGCGACGTGATCGCGCTGGGCACGAACCACCAGGGCCTCGGCGCTCTGCAGGACGGTGACAAGGTGGAGCGAGAGAGCCCCGGCCTCGGCCGCCTGACCAACTACGTCTCGGACCCGAGGAAGCGCGAGTGGCCCCGAGGCATCGACCAGGAGATGGCGGACCGCGTCGCCGGCAGGATCTAAGCCAACGGCCTTATGCCACGGAGGTAAGAAGCAACCATGAAGCTGGTCATGTACAACAACTATCAACTGGGCCTGCTCCAGGATGGGGGCGTCATCAACCTGTCCGAGTCCCTCTCGGACGTAAACGCGCCCACGCCGCAGGACCTTGTCAACGCCGTCATCGCCGACTTCGAGGGCACGTTCCGGGCACGCATTCAGGAGATCGCCTCCAAGGCGCAGCCCATCTCGTTGGATCAGGTGCATCTCCGCTCGCCGCTGCCGCGGCCGGGCAAGATCCTCTGCATGGCGGCCAACTACCTCGAGAATGGCGCGCTCCCGGAGCCCAAGCCCATCAACGGGTTCTTCAAGTCGCCGGAGTCCGTCATCGGCGAGGGCGAGACGGTCGTCCTCCCTACCGTGCACGAGGCGCCTGTCTTTCACCATGAGGCTGAACTCGGCGTGGTAATCGGCAAGGAAGCGGTTGACGTTTCCGCGGAGAACGCCTTTGACCACATCTTCGGTTACGTCAACTTCAACGACGTCTCCGCGCGGGGTCTGCATCCCAACAGCTTCCTTTGGATGAAGTCCCATGACACCTTCGGGCCGTTGGGGCCGTGGCTTGTGACCGCCGACGAAGTCGAGGACGCACACAATCTGCAGGTGCGGCTGTGGATCAACGGCCAGATTCGACAGGACTACAGTACCAACGACATGGCCTACAAACTCCCGGAGACCATCGAGTGGCTCAGCTCTATCGTCAAGCTGGAGCCGGGAGACCTCATCGCCACCGGCACCAACCACCAGGGCCTCGGCCCTATCCAGAACGGCGACATCATGGAGATGGAGATCGACGGGCTGGGCAGGATCACAGTGACCGTGAAGGACGAACTAAACCGGGAATGGCACCGGGGGGTGGACACCGATATTGCGGACTGGGTCGCGGGCCGCTCGTCGGAGCCCCCGTCTTGGGCGCGCCGATAACAGTTGGAAAGAACAAAGGAGGAGTCATGGCAGGACAACGGCTGAACAACATCATCAAGGCCTTGGAAGAGGGGAAGCCCGCCATCACGACGTTTGCAGGCCCCAGCATCGACAACGCAATCTCGGTCAGTTCGGCCAAGTACGACGGGGTCGTGTATGAGTCCGAGCACAACCCGTACGACATCGGGGTGCTGCGCCACTGTCTGCAGTACATGCTGAACCGCAAGCAGATCCTGGACGGCGGCACCTTGGCGCCGGCAGTGACCCCCACGGTCCGCATCCCCCCCAACGGCGGCGAGATGAACCAGTGGCTGGCCAAGCAGGTACTGGACATCGGCTACTACGGAATCGTGTGGCCGCACGTGAGCACGGTTGAAGAGGCCTACAACGCCGTTTCCGCCTGCCGCTACCCCCGCCCGCGCGATGCCGAGTACTTCGAGCCCGAGGGCCAGCGCGGCGACGCCCCCGGCAACGCCGCCCGCTACTGGGGCCTTTCCCAGCAGGAGTACTACAAGAAGGCCGACGTCTGGCCCCTCAACCCGGAGGGCGAGATCCTCTGCATCATCATGTGTGAAGAGGTCAAGGCCATTGAGAACCTGCCGGACATGCTGAAGGAAGTCCCCGGCATCGGCGTGGTCCTCATCGGCGAGGGCGATCTGTCGCAGAACTTGGGCCACCCGCGTGACTACTACCACCCCATCGTGGTGGAGGCCATGGCAGAGATCCGGGCGATCTGCAAGGAGCACAACGTGCCCGTAGGCCACCCGCACGTGGGCCTGGACAACATCGACCACGTCATCGAGGACGGCTACCGCTACCTCATGGTCGGAGCGGAGCGCTCCTACAACGGCCTCAACAGAGCGCTGGAGCTGGCCGGCAGGGCGTAGACCACTAACCGCTAGTCCTGGAATGTAAAGAAGAGGGGTCCCCAAAATCGCGGGACCCCTCTTCTTTGGCTGTCAGCAGTATGTTGAGAACTGCCTGTCAAGTGGCTCGGCTACTCTGACTCCGCCTCCTCGAACACCCACCGCGTCGCGTTCTGCGGGAAGTTCGCCTCCGTCCACCCGAACGCCACCCGCGGCGCCATGCGGTACATCACAGCGCCCATGTTGACCAGATCCATTTCCTCGGAACCGGGTTTGAAGCCATACTTGGGATTGAAGGTTTCCTCAAATCGGCGAATAGCCTCGGCGTCGCCCGTAACCTCGGTCATGACTCCCTCAAGCACCACCACCTCGTCACCGCTCTCCAGATGCACAGTCGCCCTTGGGTCCGCCGAGATGTTGCGTCCCTTGCGTGAATTGGCCCCGGTCCCGAAGTGAAAGGCGCCGTCGAACCACACACCCCAAACCGGCATCGCATGTGGTCTGCCGTCCGGTCGGGCGGTGACCACCCAGTAGTTTCGCGACGCCGTCAGCCGCTCCTCGGCCCACGCCCACGGAAGGATCTCACCCTCCTCCGGTGACGCCAATCCATATGACTCAGGCATCACGGGCCGGCTTGCGGTGGGAGGACTGTCGTTTGTGGGAACTCGTTGCTGTTCCATGAAGGCTTCCTCCAGCGAGTGTGAAAAAGAGACCATGCGTATGAAATCAGAACAGCGTATCAGGTCGGCGCTCCGCTCCGTACTTTGGGGACATGCAGAGCTGCTGAAAGCACTGCGTGTCACGGTCAGCGCGGCAGTCAAGCCTACGCCCGGCGGGCTGGCGCCTGGTACTCACCCACCAGCATCGAGCCCTCCGTGACCCGCTCCTGCGGCGCACGGGCCAACACCATCTTCTCGGGGAGCACGATGCCGCCGGAGAACACCAGTCGCATTGCGGCGTCAACGCTGATGTCGGTCTCCATCACGTCGTCCTCGTGGATGAATGCCATGTTGCCGGATGTGGGGTTGGGTACAGTCGGGATGTACACCACTGCTAGTGACTGGGACCGGTCGGGGGTGAAGACTCGGCCGGTGACAAACCCTAGAGCCACCATGCCCTCCCTGGGCCACTCCACAAACACCACCCGGGTAAACGTGGCCGACGAGGTGAGAGAGGTGATGCCCTGCTGGGTAATCTTGTAGAACGTCTTGACCATGGGAACACGGCTCAACACCTCATCCTTGAATACCAGGATCTTGCCGCCGATACGCGTGGAGTCCATCCACCCGATGAAATAGAAGATGACAATGAGCGTGATGAGCCCGAAGCCGGGAAAGTCCCATGCCCGGTTCATGACAAAGGGCAGGGAGCGAATGTAGCCGTCCGCCTTTCCAATCAGGAACGCCAGCAGTATCACCGTCACAAGGAGGGGGATAAGCGCCACAAAGCCCTGTAAGGTGCGCGACTGGATGTGGCTCTCCACTCGCTCGAATATGTTGGGTTTCTTCTCTTCTTCCTGATCCAACTCCTCTGGAGTGTTGCCGTCGTTCTGGTTCGTCATCCTACCTCTCCTCCCTCTAGCCGGAAACCAGAGTGCTTCGGCGCCGGAATGCAGCTGTTTCACCGTAAGCCGTGCCGTCATTCCTATGTCCGTCCGACACGGCTCCCAAAGGAAATAGATGCTCTTGCGGAATTCAGCACAAATTGTGTCCCAGGACGCCCTCCACGTCAAGGCATTTTGTTACCGA from Chloroflexota bacterium includes these protein-coding regions:
- a CDS encoding amidohydrolase family protein translates to MIIDVHGHYTTAPRQLREWRDRQIADYPSGRPFREPLDISDDEIRKTIINGQLKLQQERGTDVALFSPTAGGMAHHYGDFNTSLQWTRTVNDLVKRVAMLFPSNFIPVCQLPQSPGVEPETCLEELDRCVNELGFVACNVNPDPSDGYWTGPPMTDKWWYPLYERMEELEVPGMLHVSMSCNPNFHGTGAHYINGDTTFFMQLIEGDLFKDFPNLKFVIPHGGGAVPYHWGRYRGINQDRGNAPLEERFLNNIYFDTCVYHQKGINALTEIIPVDNILFASEMIGAVRGVDANTGRNFDDTKPYVDNSPHLSDEDRQKIFEDNARRVYPRINNYLK
- a CDS encoding amidohydrolase family protein, which translates into the protein MIIDSHGHYTTLPPAVDAWRSRQIAELASPAKGSIRVSDDEIRETLENGQIKRLRERGTDKMFFSPRASSMGHHFGGEKISLYWTQHCNDLIARVVSLYPDDFIPVCQLPQSPGVPPKASIEELERCVNMGFVGCVMNPDPSGGYWTDPPLSDKDWWYPFYEKLMELDTPAMVHVSATCNPNFHSTASHYMNADTTAIVQLHQSTVFQDFPGLRIIVPHGGGAIPYQFGRYRGIALRDGFQPFDEFIKNIYFDTAIYDRNGLELLLKVAGIDNVLFASEMIGAVNAIDPQTGRYFDDLKPTIDEIDWLTDEDRTKLFEGNVKHVYPRLRQHLKD
- a CDS encoding fumarylacetoacetate hydrolase family protein; this encodes MKLVFFNDYRLGVLKKEEDRVVDMTLALEEIPRVGPGDYMCRLIERWNGFKVRLERNAIDLPGIPLSDVQLRAPIPKPGKILCMAANYLENGYLTEPRPINGFLKNPSGVIGDGDTIHLPAAEATIFHHEAELGLVIGRKARNISEDEAYSYVFGYVNFIDVSARGLGPQGADTFLQGKSYHYFAPMGPYLVTADEVPDPQDVKVQLWVNDELHQDYSTSDMGHSIPKTIAWLSTIVTLNPGDVIALGTNHQGLGALQDGDKVERESPGLGRLTNYVSDPRKREWPRGIDQEMADRVAGRI
- a CDS encoding fumarylacetoacetate hydrolase family protein, whose product is MKLVMYNNYQLGLLQDGGVINLSESLSDVNAPTPQDLVNAVIADFEGTFRARIQEIASKAQPISLDQVHLRSPLPRPGKILCMAANYLENGALPEPKPINGFFKSPESVIGEGETVVLPTVHEAPVFHHEAELGVVIGKEAVDVSAENAFDHIFGYVNFNDVSARGLHPNSFLWMKSHDTFGPLGPWLVTADEVEDAHNLQVRLWINGQIRQDYSTNDMAYKLPETIEWLSSIVKLEPGDLIATGTNHQGLGPIQNGDIMEMEIDGLGRITVTVKDELNREWHRGVDTDIADWVAGRSSEPPSWARR
- a CDS encoding aldolase/citrate lyase family protein — translated: MAGQRLNNIIKALEEGKPAITTFAGPSIDNAISVSSAKYDGVVYESEHNPYDIGVLRHCLQYMLNRKQILDGGTLAPAVTPTVRIPPNGGEMNQWLAKQVLDIGYYGIVWPHVSTVEEAYNAVSACRYPRPRDAEYFEPEGQRGDAPGNAARYWGLSQQEYYKKADVWPLNPEGEILCIIMCEEVKAIENLPDMLKEVPGIGVVLIGEGDLSQNLGHPRDYYHPIVVEAMAEIRAICKEHNVPVGHPHVGLDNIDHVIEDGYRYLMVGAERSYNGLNRALELAGRA
- a CDS encoding pyridoxamine 5'-phosphate oxidase family protein yields the protein MEQQRVPTNDSPPTASRPVMPESYGLASPEEGEILPWAWAEERLTASRNYWVVTARPDGRPHAMPVWGVWFDGAFHFGTGANSRKGRNISADPRATVHLESGDEVVVLEGVMTEVTGDAEAIRRFEETFNPKYGFKPGSEEMDLVNMGAVMYRMAPRVAFGWTEANFPQNATRWVFEEAESE
- a CDS encoding DUF502 domain-containing protein; protein product: MTNQNDGNTPEELDQEEEKKPNIFERVESHIQSRTLQGFVALIPLLVTVILLAFLIGKADGYIRSLPFVMNRAWDFPGFGLITLIVIFYFIGWMDSTRIGGKILVFKDEVLSRVPMVKTFYKITQQGITSLTSSATFTRVVFVEWPREGMVALGFVTGRVFTPDRSQSLAVVYIPTVPNPTSGNMAFIHEDDVMETDISVDAAMRLVFSGGIVLPEKMVLARAPQERVTEGSMLVGEYQAPARRA